The segment GTTTCAGACAAGCGATTATCCAATTTACTGCCACCGTACTGACAAGCCATCGGGATCTTGGAACGGGCAAGTGCGGGATCATGACCCGTCATAAAAAGCAGAGGCGCTTTATGTAGGCTCGCATCGGTGAACTTAAGTGGTCCACCCTCAACGTTCATGTCTGTTCGGATTTGTGTCTTTTCATTGAGCCACTTTGTAAATGCGTTAAGTGAGGAAGCATCTGTCCACCAGTCCGAAAGACTGTGGCGGACACGAGTAAACCGGAGGACCCCACGAATATCGCGCCCTCTACCGACAACACGGCCTCCCGGCTCACCAAGAGGCAGGGGTGACACTTCAAGATTACCGAGTATAACACCATCGACCACCCCCTCCAAGGCGTCCCGAACAGCTCCAACCTCCTTGACCATCGTAAGCCCCGGTAGCAACTCAAACACATCAGTGATCCTGACCTGCACTTGCCCCCCAGAAATTCCACGACCACTACCTCCAATCCCACGCCCCATGTGCTTAACATTTTTACCTGCGCCGGTGACGGCGGATGAAGACTGTGCTAGCGTATCGGGCGCATCAGAAACAGGAGTATCTGTATGTGTTACGACTTGAGGTATAGGTGCATGGGGGTTGACCACTTTCGGTACATTGGGATTGATAGGGGCGTTAAGTTTCAACGCTTGATTTGAGAACGCGGAAACGGTCTGTGGTTGGACAGTGGCGGTACGAACGGCAACCGCATTGGTCGTTCTCGGTTGGATTTTAGCTGATTCAACGACGACTGTGTTTTTGATTGGTGCCTCTGGCTTTTGAACGGGTTTGATAACGGGTTTCCGAACTTGCGGTTTGAAGGGCGGATTCGCTGGCTGAGAGATTTCAACGCCTGTCAAATCCTTGAATGGTTGGCTTTGTGTTACCAGATACCCTCCAACTATACCGGCAAGACCGAGGTGGATTGCGAAAGAGATAGACCAAGCACGCGAAAGGGTTGACATAACTTTCATCCCCTTTAGTATGGATGTTCCCCAATCCTTACAGAAAATACCAAATGCGCTGAGAGAACGTCTGACCTTCTCGGCGATGCGGTGTTTGGCGCGATGCAGTCGGCTGGCAATGGCACGATGCGACAGTCCATGTTCCTCTGAGATTTCGTCATANNNNNNNNNNNNNNNNNNNNNNNNNNNNNNNNNNNNNNNNNNNNNNNNNNNNNNNNNNNNNNNNNNNNNNNNNNNNNNNNNNNNNNNNNNNNNNNNNNNNNNNNNNNNNNNNNNNNNNNNNNNNNNNNNNNNNNNNNNNNNNNNNNNNNNNNNNNNNNNNNNNNNNNNNNNNNNNNNNNNNNNNNNNNNNNNNNNNNNNNNNNNNNNNNNNNNNNNNNNNNNNNNNNNNNNNNNNNNNNNNNNNNNNNNNNNNNNNNNNNNNNNNNNNNNNNNNNNNNNNNNNNNNNNNNNNNNNNNNNNNNNNNNNNNNNNNNNNNNNNNNNNNNNNNNNNNNNNNNNNNNAAAGCCCGTGCATTGCCTTTGAGCGTTTGATGGATAAGATTTTGATCTGTTGGCATAATCAATTTTCTAGGGCATGTTGGCGAATAAAAACGTTGATCTGTATGCAACAACAAAGCTATGATTCA is part of the Candidatus Poribacteria bacterium genome and harbors:
- a CDS encoding DUF4159 domain-containing protein; its protein translation is YDEISEEHGLSHRAIASRLHRAKHRIAEKVRRSLSAFGIFCKDWGTSILKGMKVMSTLSRAWSISFAIHLGLAGIVGGYLVTQSQPFKDLTGVEISQPANPPFKPQVRKPVIKPVQKPEAPIKNTVVVESAKIQPRTTNAVAVRTATVQPQTVSAFSNQALKLNAPINPNVPKVVNPHAPIPQVVTHTDTPVSDAPDTLAQSSSAVTGAGKNVKHMGRGIGGSGRGISGGQVQVRITDVFELLPGLTMVKEVGAVRDALEGVVDGVILGNLEVSPLPLGEPGGRVVGRGRDIRGVLRFTRVRHSLSDWWTDASSLNAFTKWLNEKTQIRTDMNVEGGPLKFTDASLHKAPLLFMTGHDPALARSKIPMACQYGGSKLDNRLSETEAAALRRYLVEKGGLLIFDDCGFHAAAQSITRLFLANMRYIVPEYHVGRIPSSHEIYHNFYQVGGPPIGFDIYHHQGSLSHFAVDGRPSHLPSRNFLEGIFIGDKLSVLVIRRDYMCAMEAVSPPSRPVHYSPGVYRFMTNVAIYALTHGKISDYSGYVPENKREQQRVPTRAPQAARIGAVE